A single region of the Salicibibacter cibi genome encodes:
- the aroE gene encoding shikimate dehydrogenase — MMENYAVIGHPIGHSKSPLIHNSHFETLGRNAIYTSYDVPPEHLGAAVEAFQTLGVKGFNVTVPHKVEIIPFLDFVDEEALDIGAVNTVVNREGKWHGYNTDGKGYLNGLIEMTGDALKQMRVLVIGAGGASRAVATVLARHGVEQLAITNRTTARADELKANLARYIDVDVLDKSSARRMLPSFDLIINTTSLGMNGEDTLPMETEDMKTNVYLSDLIYNPLETRWLQIGKPKAKAIQNGLSMFIEQAALAYEIWTEKHADRAFMSRMIREEMEKNETNQ; from the coding sequence ATGATGGAAAACTATGCCGTGATCGGCCACCCGATCGGCCATTCAAAATCCCCGCTTATTCACAATAGTCACTTTGAAACACTGGGAAGAAATGCCATTTATACGAGTTATGATGTGCCTCCGGAACATCTCGGTGCTGCCGTTGAAGCATTTCAAACGTTGGGTGTGAAGGGTTTTAACGTTACCGTTCCTCATAAAGTGGAGATCATCCCGTTTCTGGATTTTGTGGATGAAGAAGCATTGGACATCGGTGCGGTCAACACCGTTGTCAACCGCGAGGGCAAATGGCATGGGTATAATACAGACGGCAAGGGTTATTTGAACGGATTAATAGAGATGACCGGTGATGCTCTTAAGCAGATGCGTGTGCTCGTGATTGGGGCGGGGGGCGCGTCCCGGGCAGTGGCCACTGTTTTGGCCAGACACGGTGTTGAGCAATTGGCGATCACCAATCGAACAACTGCACGCGCTGATGAATTGAAAGCAAACCTTGCCCGGTATATTGATGTGGATGTGCTGGACAAATCGAGTGCGCGACGGATGCTGCCTTCTTTTGACCTGATTATTAATACGACATCGTTGGGGATGAACGGAGAAGATACGTTGCCGATGGAAACCGAGGATATGAAAACGAATGTTTATCTGAGTGATTTGATCTATAATCCTTTGGAAACCCGGTGGTTGCAAATCGGAAAACCGAAGGCAAAAGCGATTCAGAATGGCCTTTCCATGTTTATTGAGCAAGCGGCGCTTGCCTATGAAATTTGGACTGAAAAGCATGCGGATCGTGCGTTTATGTCTCGCATGATTCGCGAGGAGATGGAGAAAAATGAAACTAACCAATAA
- the comER gene encoding late competence protein ComER — MDIGIIGTGNMGTMLAETLVTSRAVSEEHLFVTNRTLQKAERIRQAYAGINVTPNVSRLARRCNLIFICVRPPQFPDILQTIQPFLNEDDTIVSITSPVTLEQLQSVVTCKTVRAVPSITNRSHTGASLITYGNGWSAKEREAFESWMGQFSVPEIVPEETIRASSDIVSCGPAFFGYLLEEMTSAAARKTDLTEKQAERLAEEMIIGMGTLFSKRLYNLQTLQEKVKVPGGVTGVGLEILKQTEGAFDELFEATHEKFAEDQRMLKEKFDDLK; from the coding sequence ATGGACATAGGGATTATCGGTACGGGCAATATGGGTACCATGCTCGCGGAAACACTCGTTACTTCACGTGCCGTGTCTGAAGAGCATCTATTTGTAACGAACCGCACGTTGCAAAAAGCTGAGCGTATCCGTCAAGCTTATGCAGGGATAAACGTTACGCCTAATGTTTCCCGTTTGGCTCGACGATGTAATCTTATTTTTATTTGTGTGCGCCCACCTCAATTTCCGGATATTTTACAGACGATTCAACCTTTTTTGAACGAGGATGACACCATCGTCTCGATTACGAGCCCGGTAACCCTCGAACAGTTACAAAGCGTCGTTACCTGTAAAACCGTGCGCGCAGTTCCGAGCATTACAAACCGAAGCCACACGGGAGCATCGCTAATTACGTACGGAAATGGTTGGTCGGCAAAGGAACGGGAAGCCTTTGAAAGTTGGATGGGCCAATTTAGCGTCCCGGAAATTGTACCGGAAGAAACGATCCGCGCCAGTTCCGATATCGTAAGTTGTGGGCCTGCATTTTTCGGGTATTTGCTAGAGGAGATGACTTCGGCAGCGGCACGGAAAACGGATCTGACGGAGAAACAGGCAGAACGCCTGGCAGAAGAAATGATCATCGGGATGGGGACATTATTCTCGAAGCGGTTATACAATTTACAAACGTTGCAGGAAAAAGTAAAAGTGCCCGGAGGAGTGACAGGGGTCGGGCTTGAAATTTTAAAACAAACGGAAGGTGCGTTCGATGAATTATTTGAAGCAACACATGAAAAATTTGCGGAAGATCAACGCATGCTGAAAGAGAAGTTCGATGATTTAAAATAA
- a CDS encoding YqzM family protein, with product MGNEFEKDVQSKRNDFLDGAVGFVVSFGFFATVFIVAVIIEFVGRF from the coding sequence ATGGGCAATGAATTTGAAAAAGATGTGCAAAGCAAACGCAATGATTTTCTTGATGGTGCGGTTGGCTTTGTTGTTTCATTTGGATTTTTTGCGACTGTTTTTATCGTGGCGGTCATCATCGAATTTGTGGGGAGATTTTAA
- the yhbY gene encoding ribosome assembly RNA-binding protein YhbY, with protein sequence MKLTNKQQKYLRAEAQALKPIFQVGKNGVNPNLVTQVRDALEARELIKITILQNCPEDKGQVAQKLSERSESTLVQVIGFTIILFKPAKENSNYMLPEA encoded by the coding sequence ATGAAACTAACCAATAAACAACAAAAATATTTGCGTGCGGAAGCACAGGCGCTTAAACCGATTTTTCAAGTGGGCAAAAACGGGGTCAATCCCAACTTGGTCACACAAGTCCGCGATGCATTGGAAGCGCGTGAGTTAATAAAAATCACGATTTTGCAAAACTGCCCGGAAGATAAAGGGCAAGTCGCACAAAAATTATCGGAACGAAGTGAGTCGACGCTCGTGCAAGTGATCGGGTTTACGATCATTTTGTTTAAGCCTGCGAAAGAGAATTCAAATTACATGTTGCCTGAGGCTTGA
- the rsfS gene encoding ribosome silencing factor: protein MTHQTLETAVKSADDKRAQNIVALDMQGISILADYFVISHGSSVKQVQAIAEEIKKEAQDADIPVKRMEGYEDGKWVLIDLGDVVVHVFHEDDRQYYNLEKLWGEAPVISLDHVLT from the coding sequence ATGACACATCAAACCCTGGAGACAGCGGTAAAGTCGGCAGATGATAAACGTGCCCAAAATATAGTAGCGTTGGACATGCAAGGGATATCCATTCTCGCTGATTATTTTGTGATCTCCCATGGTTCTTCGGTAAAACAAGTGCAGGCAATCGCAGAAGAAATAAAAAAAGAAGCCCAAGATGCAGATATTCCTGTAAAACGAATGGAAGGGTATGAAGACGGCAAGTGGGTGCTCATTGATCTTGGCGATGTCGTCGTTCATGTGTTCCATGAAGATGATCGCCAATATTATAACCTTGAGAAATTATGGGGAGAAGCCCCCGTCATTTCCCTCGACCACGTGCTTACGTAG
- the yqeK gene encoding bis(5'-nucleosyl)-tetraphosphatase (symmetrical) YqeK gives MAHEWFQQKVQQMLPKERYDHTLGVVQTAVSLAKRYGVDEDKAELAALLHDYAKPLPKEELIAAIKRHEPDENFSEYGAVLLHAPAGAYIVQEEFGIHDTEIFSAIYWHTTGRPQMSLFEKIIFLADYMEPGRSFPGIEEVRKLAEVDLDEALLATYTNTIQHLVAGKRMVHPMTVAAYNEAIVQKNKRGA, from the coding sequence ATGGCTCATGAATGGTTTCAACAAAAAGTGCAACAAATGTTACCGAAAGAAAGGTACGACCATACGTTAGGCGTGGTACAGACAGCAGTTTCTTTAGCGAAAAGGTACGGGGTTGATGAGGACAAAGCTGAATTGGCTGCGTTGTTGCATGATTACGCAAAACCTTTGCCGAAGGAAGAACTTATTGCTGCCATAAAACGACATGAACCCGATGAAAATTTTTCGGAATATGGGGCCGTATTGTTGCATGCGCCGGCAGGAGCATATATTGTACAAGAAGAGTTCGGCATCCATGACACGGAAATTTTCTCCGCCATTTATTGGCATACGACGGGCCGGCCGCAAATGAGTCTTTTTGAAAAAATTATTTTCTTAGCTGATTATATGGAGCCGGGCCGGTCATTTCCGGGTATTGAGGAAGTGCGAAAGTTGGCAGAAGTGGATCTGGACGAAGCATTGCTTGCCACGTACACAAATACGATCCAACATTTGGTTGCCGGCAAGCGTATGGTCCATCCCATGACGGTCGCTGCCTACAACGAGGCGATCGTCCAAAAAAATAAGAGAGGTGCTTAA
- a CDS encoding class I SAM-dependent DNA methyltransferase — MYGNGARLYDYLMEDEAPYRQWLAWTLTHLEGMNVSAPAIADVGCGTGTLMSMLLTRGYDVQGIDDSQEMLAVADEKIRAHNNIAPHLRRQHMSYLQLEKQVDVIIVFCDALNYLADETEVKQAFRAFYDHLTPGGRLLFDVHSFSSMQHHFPGRTYGDAGTDVSMILNSFSDDDVPGAVEHEMTFFERLSNGDYRRFDELHRQRTFSVADYEQWLQASGFEQIEITADFTKQPPQADSERICFSAGKP; from the coding sequence ATGTATGGAAACGGAGCTCGGCTGTATGATTATTTAATGGAAGATGAGGCCCCTTATCGACAATGGTTGGCATGGACGCTCACCCATCTGGAAGGGATGAATGTTTCCGCGCCTGCGATTGCGGATGTTGGTTGCGGGACGGGAACATTAATGTCCATGCTCCTGACGCGAGGGTACGATGTGCAAGGGATCGACGATTCGCAAGAAATGCTCGCGGTTGCAGATGAAAAGATCCGTGCGCACAACAACATCGCCCCGCATTTGCGTCGGCAGCACATGTCTTATTTGCAATTGGAGAAGCAAGTGGATGTCATCATCGTTTTTTGTGATGCTCTCAATTACCTTGCTGATGAAACAGAGGTTAAACAAGCATTTCGGGCGTTTTATGATCATTTAACCCCCGGCGGCCGTCTGCTTTTTGACGTTCATTCGTTTTCGAGTATGCAACATCATTTTCCCGGCCGCACTTATGGAGATGCGGGTACGGATGTCTCGATGATTTTGAATAGTTTTTCCGATGATGATGTGCCGGGGGCTGTGGAGCATGAAATGACTTTTTTTGAACGGTTGTCGAATGGGGATTATCGCCGTTTTGACGAACTGCACCGCCAACGTACGTTTTCGGTCGCGGACTACGAGCAGTGGCTGCAAGCTTCCGGTTTTGAACAAATTGAAATCACAGCTGATTTTACGAAGCAACCCCCGCAAGCAGATAGTGAACGCATTTGCTTTTCGGCCGGAAAACCTTGA
- a CDS encoding DNA internalization-related competence protein ComEC/Rec2 → MRGNYFLFAAATGFGIAVAISSHRTMAVTGALIVFSYLSIKNKSLFLLLALVLTGAGAAAWAYVVDGQNETMLHKEVDTIHGQVDDVLEMDGDRVSFFLQLAEGKERVQVFARVVDEEALPAFADLSPGHECTIAGEMRTPRPARNFNAFDYQTFLYEQQVHWTFHHVQGEDDMTCRASTDTGTTSVKQWRHTGIRFIEDVFPGEIQGLAMALLFGERSHMEAETLEAYQDLGIVHLLAISGLHVGLVSGFLFFFFIRLGISRERACELLLIILPLYALLAGAAPSVLRAVLMSCSVLLCIRFRVPLHPVDGISFAFIGLLLYNPYMLFHAGFQLSFAIAFTLIASAAIFTRAKTRFRQFMLVSILAQVVSFPLIVYHFHTYSLLSLPLNIAFVPVVSVVILPAVWVLFLLSILVPFLSSVWLLLLEKMVALFHAVITYIHQHSGLILVFGQASGVWVIVMTVLVILAAILFEKGRTSFVYAAMFMIAVAAFQYFYPYFDSQLRVTFIDVGQGDSILIELPYHRGVYLIDGGGAITFPQEDWQEQEQLPDPGRQTVVPYLQSLGISHLDKVIVTHGDYDHYGGLFAVVEELKVDTVLYPHTDIENPEVGRFLMHAQDQGAQLTFVHEGMGWSVDAFAFHILHPTNEGGGESDNDQSIVIDAHLYGMRWLFTGDLEEEGEKRLIKDYPELSADMLKAGHHGSDTSTIPSFVAHLSPMAAMISAGENNRYNHPHPDVMQTLEEAGVQIFRTDEQGAVRFYYQDRSWHEETMIDEE, encoded by the coding sequence TTGCGCGGAAATTATTTTCTTTTTGCGGCGGCTACCGGGTTTGGCATCGCCGTTGCCATTTCTTCTCATCGTACGATGGCGGTCACCGGCGCTCTTATCGTTTTCAGTTATCTGAGTATTAAAAACAAATCACTATTTTTGTTGTTAGCGCTCGTGTTAACAGGTGCGGGGGCAGCTGCTTGGGCATATGTTGTCGATGGACAAAATGAGACAATGCTCCATAAGGAAGTTGACACGATCCACGGACAAGTCGATGATGTCCTCGAAATGGATGGGGACCGCGTTTCTTTTTTTCTGCAGTTGGCGGAAGGAAAAGAACGTGTCCAAGTTTTTGCGCGTGTTGTCGATGAAGAGGCATTGCCTGCATTTGCTGATTTAAGTCCAGGGCATGAATGCACAATTGCCGGTGAAATGCGTACACCGCGCCCAGCAAGAAATTTTAACGCGTTCGATTATCAAACGTTTTTATATGAACAGCAGGTGCATTGGACGTTTCATCATGTGCAGGGGGAAGATGACATGACCTGCCGAGCGTCTACGGACACAGGGACAACGAGCGTAAAACAATGGCGGCATACCGGGATTCGTTTTATTGAAGACGTGTTCCCGGGCGAAATTCAAGGGTTGGCAATGGCGTTGCTTTTCGGGGAACGCTCCCATATGGAAGCGGAGACGCTGGAAGCATACCAGGACTTGGGGATCGTTCATTTACTCGCTATTTCCGGTTTGCACGTGGGATTGGTGAGTGGTTTTCTCTTTTTCTTTTTCATCCGATTAGGCATTAGTCGCGAGCGGGCATGCGAACTGTTATTGATCATTCTGCCGTTGTACGCGCTGTTGGCAGGTGCGGCACCGTCTGTTTTAAGGGCCGTTCTTATGAGTTGTTCTGTGCTTTTATGCATTCGTTTCCGTGTGCCGCTTCATCCTGTTGATGGCATCAGTTTCGCTTTTATCGGGCTCCTTTTGTACAATCCGTACATGCTTTTTCATGCAGGTTTTCAATTGTCGTTTGCCATTGCCTTCACGCTAATCGCTTCGGCTGCCATTTTCACACGGGCAAAGACGCGCTTCCGTCAATTTATGCTCGTCTCCATCCTCGCGCAAGTGGTTTCATTTCCGTTGATTGTGTACCACTTTCATACCTATTCCCTATTAAGCTTACCCTTGAATATAGCCTTTGTGCCAGTTGTTTCCGTTGTTATTTTGCCTGCGGTTTGGGTGCTGTTCCTCCTTTCCATTCTTGTTCCTTTCCTGTCTTCCGTGTGGCTCTTACTATTGGAAAAAATGGTCGCACTCTTCCATGCTGTTATCACCTATATCCATCAGCATTCCGGCTTGATCCTTGTCTTTGGACAAGCCTCAGGCGTTTGGGTCATTGTGATGACTGTGCTTGTGATCCTTGCGGCGATTTTATTTGAAAAAGGGCGCACGTCTTTCGTTTATGCCGCTATGTTTATGATTGCCGTTGCTGCATTTCAATATTTCTATCCCTATTTTGATTCTCAGCTACGGGTGACATTTATCGACGTTGGTCAAGGAGATAGCATTTTAATCGAGTTGCCTTATCACCGAGGAGTATATTTAATCGACGGTGGAGGGGCGATAACATTTCCACAGGAAGATTGGCAGGAGCAGGAACAACTACCGGATCCGGGTCGGCAAACGGTCGTGCCGTATTTGCAGTCGCTCGGCATCAGCCACTTGGATAAAGTGATTGTGACGCATGGGGATTATGATCATTATGGCGGGCTTTTTGCTGTCGTTGAAGAGCTGAAAGTGGACACGGTTTTATATCCGCATACGGATATTGAAAACCCGGAAGTGGGACGTTTTCTTATGCATGCGCAGGACCAGGGAGCTCAGCTGACTTTTGTGCATGAAGGAATGGGATGGTCTGTCGATGCATTTGCTTTTCACATTTTACACCCGACAAACGAAGGGGGCGGAGAATCGGATAATGACCAATCAATCGTCATTGATGCGCATCTTTACGGCATGCGTTGGCTATTCACCGGCGATTTGGAAGAGGAAGGAGAAAAGCGATTAATCAAGGATTACCCCGAGTTAAGCGCCGATATGCTGAAAGCGGGCCATCACGGCAGCGATACGTCTACGATCCCTTCATTTGTAGCGCATTTAAGCCCAATGGCAGCGATGATTTCAGCGGGAGAAAACAACCGCTACAACCATCCGCATCCGGATGTGATGCAAACGCTTGAAGAAGCGGGAGTGCAAATTTTTCGAACGGATGAACAGGGGGCGGTACGATTTTACTATCAAGACCGAAGCTGGCATGAGGAGACAATGATCGATGAGGAATAA
- a CDS encoding homocysteine synthase, translating to MAEQWKVETNAIHAGQGIDPATNARAVPIYQTTSYGFDDPDHAANLFSLAETGNIYARIMNPTTDVFEKRIAAMEGGVGALATASGSSAIYLAILNICEAGDEIVSASSLYGGTNNLFVHTLPQIGIHVHFVDADDPEAVRAAITEKTKLVFAETIGNPEGNVLDTKAVAEVAHEANIPLIVDATLTTPILNRPIEHGADVVIHSATKFIGGHGTTMGGVIVDSGNFDWTKGNFPMFTEPDGSYHGLVFSDALGELAYIMRARVRLMRDIGPTLAPQNAFQLLQGLETLHLRMERHSENAQKVAEYLENHPRVEWVNYAGLPSHPSHELAKTYLPKGQGAILTFGVKGGLEAGRSFIENVDLHSHVANVGDAKSLVIHPASTTHQQLTAEELQRAGVSQELIRLSVGIEHVDDIIADIEKGLKQ from the coding sequence ATGGCTGAACAATGGAAGGTAGAAACGAATGCAATACACGCGGGGCAAGGAATTGATCCTGCCACGAATGCGCGAGCCGTGCCTATTTATCAAACGACATCCTATGGGTTTGATGATCCGGACCACGCAGCGAATTTATTTTCTTTAGCGGAAACTGGAAATATTTATGCACGGATCATGAATCCGACAACCGATGTATTTGAAAAACGAATCGCGGCCATGGAAGGCGGGGTTGGAGCTTTAGCTACTGCAAGTGGAAGTTCCGCGATTTATCTTGCGATTTTAAACATATGCGAGGCAGGCGATGAAATTGTCTCCGCCAGTTCGTTGTATGGGGGCACGAATAATTTATTTGTCCATACGTTGCCTCAAATCGGCATTCACGTCCATTTTGTGGACGCTGATGACCCGGAAGCAGTTAGAGCTGCCATTACAGAGAAAACGAAGCTTGTTTTTGCAGAAACGATCGGCAATCCGGAAGGAAACGTGCTGGATACAAAGGCAGTGGCCGAAGTTGCTCATGAAGCTAACATTCCTTTGATCGTTGATGCGACACTCACGACTCCGATTCTCAACCGCCCGATTGAGCATGGTGCCGATGTCGTTATTCATTCCGCGACCAAATTTATCGGGGGACACGGGACAACCATGGGCGGTGTGATCGTGGATAGCGGCAATTTTGATTGGACAAAAGGAAACTTTCCGATGTTTACGGAACCGGATGGCAGCTATCATGGTCTCGTTTTCTCCGATGCGCTTGGTGAACTTGCCTATATTATGCGGGCGCGTGTACGACTAATGCGCGATATTGGCCCGACGCTCGCACCGCAGAATGCCTTTCAATTGCTACAAGGCTTGGAAACCTTGCACCTACGTATGGAAAGACATAGCGAAAACGCGCAAAAAGTCGCGGAATATCTAGAGAACCATCCACGCGTGGAATGGGTGAATTATGCCGGCCTGCCATCCCATCCAAGCCATGAACTTGCGAAAACATATTTGCCGAAGGGACAAGGAGCGATTTTGACGTTTGGTGTAAAAGGAGGACTGGAAGCGGGAAGGTCCTTCATTGAAAATGTCGATCTCCATTCTCATGTGGCAAATGTGGGAGATGCCAAATCCCTTGTCATTCATCCCGCCAGTACGACGCACCAACAACTCACAGCGGAAGAGTTGCAAAGAGCCGGCGTATCGCAAGAGCTTATTCGCTTGTCGGTAGGCATTGAACACGTGGATGACATCATTGCCGACATTGAAAAAGGATTGAAGCAATGA
- a CDS encoding nicotinate-nucleotide adenylyltransferase: MGRKIGLLGGTFDPPHLAHLMIAQESMDACRLNEVWFIPTNIPPHKQNEDMANADDRVEMTRLAIHDRSPFRLCTIELDREGPSYTLDTMNILKQRYPNDEFYFIIGSDMAVSLHTWNGIEELNKLVTFIVTTRPDYDVDSPFEEAFIKVDVPEMELSSSDIRERVSKNESIRYLVPEAVRTYVEENRLYGS; this comes from the coding sequence ATGGGGAGAAAAATCGGGTTATTGGGAGGGACATTTGATCCACCGCATTTGGCTCATCTAATGATCGCGCAAGAATCTATGGACGCGTGTCGTTTGAATGAAGTTTGGTTTATACCGACGAATATTCCTCCGCATAAGCAAAATGAAGATATGGCAAATGCCGATGACCGGGTTGAAATGACTCGGCTTGCGATCCATGATCGTTCCCCTTTTCGATTGTGCACGATTGAACTGGATCGGGAAGGTCCATCGTATACGTTGGATACGATGAATATTTTAAAGCAAAGATACCCCAATGATGAATTTTATTTTATTATCGGGAGCGACATGGCTGTCAGCTTGCATACGTGGAATGGGATCGAGGAATTAAATAAACTCGTTACGTTTATCGTAACGACACGCCCGGATTATGACGTGGATTCCCCGTTCGAAGAAGCGTTCATCAAGGTGGATGTTCCTGAGATGGAGCTTTCTTCTTCAGATATTCGAGAACGGGTGAGCAAAAACGAGAGCATCCGTTATCTCGTTCCTGAAGCGGTGAGAACGTACGTAGAGGAGAATCGTCTGTATGGCTCATGA
- a CDS encoding helix-hairpin-helix domain-containing protein, translating into MNQRYLLYGGIILVAVITMAGGAWLFSSNANTDEDALPEDVFLFEEETEDLEEAETEQIEEETTEIFVDVKGEVTRPGIYEMEPERRVDDAIREAGGVTEEANEKAINFAQKLEDEMVVYAPHEEEEDYVGWEETAPKTSDEGEGEGEKININAADDTTLQQLSGVGPVTAEAIVQYREENGNFQETSDIQNVSGIGEKTYQQLEDHIDVN; encoded by the coding sequence ATGAATCAACGCTATCTTCTTTATGGAGGGATCATACTGGTTGCTGTTATCACGATGGCCGGGGGCGCTTGGTTGTTTTCTTCCAATGCCAATACCGACGAAGACGCATTGCCGGAGGACGTATTTCTATTTGAAGAAGAGACAGAGGACTTGGAAGAGGCCGAAACCGAACAGATTGAAGAAGAGACGACGGAAATTTTTGTTGACGTCAAAGGAGAGGTTACGCGCCCCGGAATTTATGAAATGGAACCGGAACGGCGCGTTGATGATGCCATTCGTGAAGCAGGTGGCGTGACGGAAGAGGCAAACGAAAAGGCTATTAATTTCGCTCAAAAACTGGAAGATGAAATGGTCGTCTATGCCCCGCATGAAGAGGAGGAAGATTATGTCGGGTGGGAAGAAACAGCTCCCAAAACTTCCGATGAGGGTGAGGGGGAAGGGGAAAAAATCAACATTAACGCCGCTGATGACACAACGCTGCAACAATTATCCGGGGTAGGTCCGGTTACAGCGGAAGCAATCGTCCAATACAGAGAAGAAAATGGGAACTTTCAGGAAACGAGTGATATCCAAAACGTTAGCGGCATCGGCGAAAAAACCTATCAACAACTGGAAGATCACATAGACGTGAATTAA